One genomic region from Candidatus Borkfalkia ceftriaxoniphila encodes:
- a CDS encoding polyribonucleotide nucleotidyltransferase, with translation MTQNFKVFETEIGGRKVLVETGKYAEQANGSCVVRCGDTVVMVNVTMSETPREGMDFFPLQVDFEEKMYAVGKIPGGFKKREGRASDKGILISRLIDRPIRPLFPKGLYNDVVVIATALSVDTNVPPEPFAMLGSSIALSISDIPWAGPTGSVQVGLVDGEFVINPDNAQREKSTLSLGLSGTKDAIMMVEAGAKEISDEEMVGAILFGHEEIKKQCAFIEKIQKEIGKPKREMNLYHVPEDLDAAVREYASAKLDKALEEYDRQAREEKQNEVEADVLAHFADVYGDKTREIKDSLYYLTKEKVRAKILEKGIRPDGRSLKEIRKIWCEHGVLPRVHGTGVFTRGQTQVLTTCTLGTLSEVQKLDGLDDEVSKRYMHQYNFPGYSTGEAKGLRSPGRREIGHGALAERALEPVIPNEVEFPYAIRMVSEVMSSNGSTSQASVCGSTLALMDAGVPIKAPVAGCAMGLIKDPESGKVAIMTDIQGLEDFLGDMDFKVAGTEKGITAIQMDIKIKGIDENILRTAIKQANEGRKFILGKMLEVLPEPKKELSKYAPKIISFNIDPEKIREVIGSGGKVINKIIEETNVKIDIDDDGKVCIATYGENTDNAERAKAIILSIARDPEVGDMFIGSVVRVLSKVGAFVELAPGKDGMVHISKMSDKRINQVEDVLNIGDMVKVEIIKIGEKGIDLKLLEKIEA, from the coding sequence ATGACACAGAATTTCAAAGTATTCGAAACCGAGATCGGCGGAAGAAAAGTACTCGTCGAAACGGGCAAATACGCGGAACAGGCTAACGGTTCGTGCGTGGTCCGCTGCGGCGATACGGTCGTGATGGTCAACGTGACGATGTCCGAAACGCCCAGAGAGGGCATGGACTTCTTCCCTTTGCAGGTCGATTTCGAAGAGAAAATGTATGCGGTAGGCAAAATTCCCGGCGGTTTCAAAAAACGCGAAGGCAGAGCGAGCGATAAAGGCATCCTGATTTCCCGCCTGATCGACCGTCCCATCCGCCCTCTGTTCCCCAAGGGGCTGTATAACGACGTGGTGGTCATCGCCACCGCGCTTTCCGTCGATACGAACGTTCCTCCCGAGCCGTTCGCTATGCTCGGAAGTTCCATCGCTCTGAGCATTTCGGATATTCCCTGGGCGGGCCCTACGGGTTCCGTGCAGGTAGGGCTCGTAGACGGCGAATTCGTCATCAATCCCGACAACGCGCAGCGCGAGAAGAGCACCCTTTCCCTCGGGCTTTCGGGCACCAAGGACGCCATCATGATGGTCGAAGCGGGCGCGAAAGAGATCTCCGACGAAGAGATGGTCGGCGCGATCCTGTTCGGTCACGAAGAGATCAAAAAACAGTGCGCGTTCATTGAAAAAATTCAGAAAGAGATCGGCAAACCCAAGCGTGAAATGAACCTGTACCACGTTCCCGAAGATCTGGACGCGGCGGTGCGCGAATACGCTTCCGCTAAATTGGACAAGGCTCTGGAGGAGTACGACCGTCAGGCGCGCGAAGAAAAACAGAACGAAGTGGAGGCCGACGTGCTGGCGCATTTTGCCGACGTGTACGGCGACAAGACCCGCGAGATCAAGGACAGCCTCTATTATCTGACCAAAGAAAAAGTGCGCGCCAAGATCCTGGAAAAGGGCATCCGTCCCGACGGGCGCTCGCTCAAAGAGATCCGCAAGATCTGGTGCGAGCACGGCGTTCTTCCCAGAGTGCACGGCACGGGCGTGTTTACCAGAGGTCAGACGCAGGTTTTGACCACCTGCACGCTCGGCACGCTGAGCGAGGTGCAGAAACTCGACGGCCTGGACGACGAAGTTTCCAAGCGCTATATGCACCAGTATAATTTCCCCGGATATTCCACGGGCGAAGCGAAAGGCCTGAGAAGCCCCGGCCGCAGAGAGATCGGCCACGGCGCTCTTGCCGAGCGCGCGCTCGAACCCGTCATTCCGAACGAAGTCGAATTCCCGTACGCCATCCGCATGGTGTCCGAGGTCATGAGTTCCAACGGCTCCACCTCGCAGGCGAGCGTCTGCGGTTCCACGCTGGCGCTGATGGATGCGGGCGTTCCCATCAAAGCGCCCGTCGCGGGCTGCGCCATGGGGCTGATCAAAGACCCCGAAAGCGGCAAAGTCGCCATCATGACCGATATCCAGGGACTGGAAGATTTCCTCGGCGACATGGATTTCAAGGTTGCGGGTACGGAAAAGGGCATCACCGCCATTCAGATGGATATCAAGATCAAAGGCATCGACGAAAATATTTTGCGCACGGCGATCAAACAGGCGAACGAGGGCAGAAAGTTCATTCTCGGCAAAATGCTCGAAGTTCTGCCCGAACCCAAAAAGGAACTTTCCAAGTACGCGCCCAAGATCATTTCCTTTAACATCGATCCCGAAAAGATACGCGAAGTCATCGGCAGCGGCGGCAAAGTCATCAACAAGATCATCGAGGAGACCAACGTCAAGATCGATATCGACGACGACGGCAAAGTCTGTATCGCGACCTACGGCGAAAATACCGACAACGCGGAGCGCGCCAAAGCGATCATTCTTTCCATCGCGCGAGATCCCGAAGTGGGCGATATGTTCATCGGTTCGGTCGTCCGCGTGCTTTCCAAAGTGGGCGCGTTCGTCGAACTCGCTCCCGGAAAGGACGGTATGGTCCACATTTCCAAGATGAGCGACAAGCGCATCAACCAGGTGGAAGACGTTCTGAATATCGGCGATATGGTGAAAGTCGAGATCATCAAGATCGGCGAAAAGGGCATCGATCTGAAACTTCTGGAAAAAATCGAAGCGTAA
- the rpsO gene encoding 30S ribosomal protein S15 — translation MDKEKKTSIINEYKRHDGDTGSSEVQIALLTERINHLNGHLKANPQDNHSRRGLLKMVGQRRGLLDYIKSKDIERYREIVARLDLRK, via the coding sequence ATGGATAAGGAAAAAAAGACAAGCATCATCAACGAGTACAAGAGACACGACGGCGACACGGGGTCTTCCGAAGTGCAGATCGCGCTTCTGACGGAGCGTATCAACCACCTCAACGGGCATTTGAAGGCGAATCCGCAGGATAACCATTCCCGCCGCGGCCTTTTGAAAATGGTCGGACAGAGACGCGGACTTTTGGACTACATCAAATCCAAGGACATCGAAAGATACAGAGAGATCGTTGCCCGTTTGGATCTGAGAAAATAA
- the hemZ gene encoding coproporphyrinogen dehydrogenase HemZ, protein MRTKNNTILLSDKAMLNTNAEFLKNELTDVARLFDGGLQADIFHNFLYAENHFINTVIIDGKEYDFTETYAPANELEFKRYAKRFAKLALYEVLSAVYGKKMPWGSLTGIRPTKLAYAEREAGRDFRALFEKFGVSEENISIVEDILCEQEGIYQKREGDADLYVGIPFCPSKCTYCSFITADIRATEKFLPDYLRALEREIAACREFPLRYKSAYVGGGTPLVLSVKELEPILKAVRALVPSDVEFTVEAGRPDVFGEEKLSLLKDYGVTRICVNPQSFNDRTLAAIGRRHTAADIYRAYEMSTKFGFLVNFDLIAGLTGETLAEFSYSIDEAVRLSPENITVHTLCLKKGAKLKESESRLEVEDIGNMIAYSREKLYGAGYLPYYLYRQKYMAGNCENTGWCRKGTECVYNVDIMEEITDNVACGANAVSKKVIFGEGRIERYGAPKDLKTYIGKTDAILEEKRKLYL, encoded by the coding sequence TTGCGCACGAAAAACAATACAATTCTCTTATCCGATAAAGCCATGCTGAACACCAATGCGGAATTTTTGAAAAACGAACTGACGGACGTTGCGCGCCTTTTCGATGGGGGCTTGCAGGCGGATATTTTTCATAACTTTCTCTACGCCGAAAACCACTTTATCAACACCGTGATCATAGACGGCAAAGAATACGATTTTACCGAAACGTACGCGCCCGCGAACGAACTTGAATTCAAACGTTACGCAAAGCGTTTCGCAAAACTCGCGCTCTACGAGGTGCTCTCCGCTGTTTACGGGAAAAAGATGCCGTGGGGCTCTCTGACGGGGATCCGTCCCACGAAACTCGCCTACGCCGAACGGGAGGCGGGGCGCGATTTTCGCGCGCTCTTTGAAAAGTTCGGCGTTTCCGAGGAAAATATTTCGATCGTCGAGGATATCCTCTGCGAACAGGAGGGCATCTATCAAAAACGCGAGGGCGACGCGGATCTGTACGTGGGCATCCCGTTCTGCCCATCCAAGTGCACGTACTGTTCTTTCATCACCGCCGATATCCGCGCCACCGAAAAATTTCTGCCCGATTATCTGCGCGCGCTCGAAAGAGAGATCGCTGCGTGCAGAGAATTTCCGCTGCGCTATAAGAGCGCTTACGTGGGCGGGGGAACGCCTCTCGTGCTTTCTGTAAAGGAACTGGAACCGATTTTGAAAGCCGTCCGCGCGCTCGTTCCTTCGGACGTCGAATTTACCGTGGAAGCGGGGCGCCCCGACGTTTTCGGCGAAGAAAAACTTTCCCTTTTAAAAGATTACGGCGTCACGCGCATCTGCGTCAATCCGCAGAGTTTCAACGACAGGACGCTCGCCGCCATCGGCCGCAGGCACACCGCGGCGGACATTTACCGCGCCTATGAGATGAGTACGAAATTCGGGTTTCTCGTCAACTTCGATCTCATTGCGGGACTTACGGGCGAAACGCTCGCGGAATTTTCGTACAGCATCGACGAGGCCGTGCGCCTTTCCCCCGAAAATATCACCGTGCACACGCTGTGCCTGAAAAAGGGCGCCAAACTCAAAGAGAGCGAGTCGCGGCTGGAAGTGGAGGACATCGGCAACATGATCGCATATTCCCGCGAAAAGTTGTACGGGGCGGGATATCTTCCTTACTATCTGTACCGACAGAAATATATGGCGGGAAACTGCGAAAATACGGGCTGGTGCAGAAAGGGGACGGAATGCGTCTACAACGTGGATATCATGGAAGAGATCACCGATAACGTTGCGTGCGGCGCAAACGCCGTGAGTAAAAAGGTGATATTCGGCGAAGGCCGCATCGAACGGTACGGCGCGCCCAAAGATCTGAAAACGTATATCGGCAAGACGGACGCGATTCTCGAAGAAAAGCGTAAATTATACCTTTAA
- a CDS encoding MBL fold metallo-hydrolase, which yields MKIYTKPAGPMGANTYLLTEDDKTAVAIDCGGEEVWDYALSKGLKIEYVLLTHGHFDHIAGCPALAAKGVKIGAAKSELPLLQSKANLAFEFGAASPEFPVSFTFEDGDALSLCGMEISVIATPGHTAGGVCFLSGENLFTGDTLFFESVGRTDFPTGNAAQLIRSIKEKLFTLSGDRRVFPGHEEETTLAHEKQYNSLIR from the coding sequence ATGAAGATCTATACCAAACCCGCAGGCCCGATGGGCGCAAACACGTATCTTTTGACCGAAGACGACAAGACCGCGGTCGCGATCGACTGCGGCGGCGAAGAGGTGTGGGACTACGCCCTTTCCAAGGGGCTGAAAATCGAATACGTGCTGTTGACGCACGGGCATTTCGATCACATCGCGGGCTGTCCCGCGCTCGCCGCAAAGGGCGTGAAGATCGGCGCGGCGAAAAGCGAACTTCCGCTCTTGCAATCGAAAGCAAATCTCGCTTTTGAATTCGGCGCGGCTTCGCCCGAATTTCCCGTTTCCTTTACCTTTGAGGACGGCGACGCGCTCTCCCTTTGCGGCATGGAAATTTCCGTCATCGCAACGCCGGGGCATACAGCGGGCGGCGTCTGCTTTCTGTCGGGCGAAAATCTCTTTACGGGCGACACCCTGTTTTTCGAGAGCGTCGGCCGTACGGACTTTCCCACGGGCAACGCGGCGCAACTGATCCGCAGCATAAAAGAAAAACTTTTCACCCTTTCGGGCGATCGCCGCGTATTCCCCGGTCACGAGGAAGAAACCACGCTTGCGCACGAAAAACAATACAATTCTCTTATCCGATAA
- a CDS encoding RelA/SpoT family protein — protein sequence MDTVLQVIYENYKGEDREVLVRAYHYAEEAHSGQKRASGEAYFIHPCAVAKILIELGLDSATVAAAFLHDVIEDTPVTEADIRSNFGDEILGLVSGVTKLDKIVFKSREEEEAENFRKIFVAMAKDIRVIIIKLADRLHNMRSLNFLSIERQKKMAQETLDVYTPLAGRLGISQIKCELEDLCLKYLDPEAYEYLVENIHQKLYERHNFVDFVVKEIKKILDESKIEGEVFGRPKHFYSIYKKMKQQNKTLDQIYDLTAVRVIVNTIDECYEVFGKIHKCWKPIPGRIKDYIATPKPNMYQSLHTTVVTNFGQPFEIQIRTFEMHRTAEFGIAAHWKYKEKKGEDTAFTERLSWIREVLDWEGGLKDSTDFMKSLKTELYSTELLVFTPKGKVISLPRDATPIDFAYAIHSEIGNHCVGARVNAKMVPLNSTLETGDVVEILTSANSKGPSWDWLKIVRSSSARAKIKQFFKREMKDENIKLGKSMLEAEAKHRGYVLSEILTEESFAKLSERFSFFSQDEMFASVGYGAITVNQILYKLIDFYKKEVPKPIVSKSSEKPDSSGVIVKGMSGLLTRFAGCCTPVPGDEIVGFVSRGRGVVVHRADCPNLKSLETEGGRILPAEWTAGSSGRFVASIVITAKDQGVALSVLTAVVSDLHLVITNVNSRFDKNKEAIIEASVRLNGKEDIDALIRKIGADERIISVYRTASKG from the coding sequence ATGGACACCGTACTGCAAGTCATTTACGAAAACTACAAAGGCGAAGACAGAGAGGTGCTCGTGCGCGCCTATCACTATGCGGAAGAAGCGCACAGCGGGCAGAAGCGCGCCTCGGGCGAGGCGTATTTCATTCATCCCTGCGCGGTGGCGAAGATCCTCATCGAACTGGGGCTGGACAGCGCGACCGTCGCGGCGGCGTTTCTGCACGACGTGATCGAGGATACGCCCGTGACCGAAGCGGACATCCGCTCCAATTTCGGCGACGAGATCTTAGGGCTGGTCAGCGGCGTCACCAAACTGGATAAGATCGTCTTTAAGTCGAGGGAGGAAGAGGAAGCGGAAAACTTCCGCAAAATTTTCGTGGCGATGGCGAAGGATATCCGCGTCATCATCATCAAACTCGCCGACCGCCTGCACAATATGCGCTCGCTGAATTTCCTTTCCATCGAGCGGCAGAAGAAAATGGCGCAGGAAACGCTGGACGTGTATACGCCGCTCGCGGGCAGGCTGGGTATTTCGCAGATCAAGTGCGAGTTGGAAGATCTGTGCCTGAAATACCTCGACCCCGAGGCGTACGAATATCTGGTGGAAAATATCCACCAAAAACTGTATGAGCGCCACAATTTCGTCGATTTCGTCGTCAAAGAGATCAAAAAGATTTTGGACGAGAGCAAAATAGAGGGCGAAGTGTTCGGACGCCCCAAACATTTTTATTCCATCTATAAAAAGATGAAACAGCAGAACAAGACGCTCGACCAGATCTACGATCTGACCGCGGTGCGCGTCATCGTCAACACCATCGACGAGTGTTACGAAGTGTTCGGAAAGATACACAAGTGCTGGAAACCCATTCCGGGGCGCATCAAGGACTATATCGCGACGCCTAAGCCGAATATGTATCAGTCGCTGCACACGACCGTCGTCACGAACTTCGGACAGCCCTTTGAAATTCAGATCCGCACCTTCGAAATGCACCGTACGGCCGAGTTCGGTATCGCGGCGCATTGGAAATACAAGGAGAAAAAGGGCGAGGATACGGCCTTTACCGAGCGCCTTTCCTGGATCAGGGAAGTGCTCGATTGGGAAGGGGGACTGAAAGATTCCACCGACTTTATGAAGTCGCTGAAAACGGAATTATACAGCACCGAACTACTGGTATTTACGCCCAAGGGCAAAGTCATTTCCCTGCCGCGCGACGCGACGCCCATCGACTTCGCGTACGCCATTCACAGCGAGATCGGCAACCATTGCGTGGGCGCGCGCGTCAACGCGAAAATGGTGCCTTTGAACTCCACGCTGGAAACGGGGGACGTGGTGGAAATACTCACTTCCGCCAATTCCAAAGGCCCGTCGTGGGACTGGCTCAAAATCGTCAGATCCAGCAGCGCGCGCGCAAAAATAAAGCAGTTCTTCAAGCGGGAAATGAAGGACGAAAATATCAAACTCGGCAAGTCCATGCTCGAAGCCGAGGCGAAACACCGCGGCTACGTTTTGAGCGAAATTCTGACCGAAGAGAGTTTCGCAAAACTTTCCGAGCGTTTTTCCTTTTTCTCGCAGGACGAGATGTTCGCCTCCGTCGGCTACGGCGCGATCACCGTCAATCAGATCCTTTACAAACTCATCGACTTTTATAAAAAGGAAGTGCCCAAACCCATTGTCAGCAAGAGTTCGGAAAAACCCGATTCGAGCGGCGTGATCGTCAAGGGCATGAGCGGGCTTTTGACGCGCTTTGCGGGCTGCTGCACGCCCGTGCCGGGCGACGAGATCGTGGGCTTCGTATCGCGCGGCCGCGGCGTCGTGGTGCACCGCGCGGACTGCCCCAACCTGAAAAGCCTGGAAACGGAAGGGGGGCGCATTCTGCCCGCCGAATGGACTGCGGGAAGTTCCGGAAGGTTCGTCGCCAGTATCGTCATTACGGCAAAGGATCAGGGCGTGGCGCTCTCCGTTCTCACCGCCGTCGTCAGCGATCTGCACCTCGTCATCACCAACGTAAATTCGCGTTTCGATAAGAATAAAGAGGCGATCATTGAAGCGAGCGTGCGCCTGAACGGCAAAGAGGACATCGACGCGCTTATCCGCAAAATCGGCGCTGATGAGCGCATAATCAGCGTTTATCGCACCGCATCCAAGGGATAA
- the recJ gene encoding single-stranded-DNA-specific exonuclease RecJ has translation MKRLIRDYEYSQEQLNTIRGLANACGLNEITARILYARGVDTKEKAERFLSPSRAHFLSPFLMSGMRELKALIDETMAAGGHILVFGDYDADGVCASSILLSALLEYGADASAYVPERAEGYGMKEESLARLIDERNPSLVISVDCGISNRREVEYVCSRGVKIVVTDHHELPDELPSCVIVNPKLKDDYPYDNLCGAGVAFKVACALLGEKAYKLLDLAAIATVADSVPLLGENRDIVSEGLKLINKKPREAISLLVGSKGETLSAQSLAFVIAPRINAAGRMGDAGCALRLFTARSSAETYELACKLNEYNIERQQACDEVYKSAKEKIAREGAFGNVIMLFDEEWNTGLVGIVAAKICEEFNRPAILFVRKGDLLKGSARTVEGINIYEALRACSQYIEEFGGHSQAAGVNVRAENFEKLKDALGAYLEENYGEETYIPAVSVAEKIEAPVSLRLAKEFERLEPFGVGNKKPLFYIEGNKLEVRRLKAGSPHLGIRCEYLDLVWFGGERAMPVLGADIGKKIVVECSVSKFRGAEYVRGTVRELIAGERGGSCGLYVFRSNLLRLKEPKVGVGIEKKTADELRVFIEEKRKSCRYGLLVISSDGAADEFAESLRGMETDIFNLSSQNVGNAYLIAPAADASVSGYRDVVWLDTPADCNIRELAGKRVLVNGEKCGYDDIAALETSRSFLAELYSAVRSKNLRGESSVEAALAFGEGYDEKQTVFALEVFAELGFIRFENNKVCVARGVRAELADSTLYQAVCRLKGE, from the coding sequence ATGAAACGACTCATACGGGATTACGAATACTCCCAGGAACAACTGAATACCATACGCGGGCTCGCAAACGCGTGCGGACTGAACGAGATCACCGCCAGGATCCTTTATGCGCGGGGCGTGGACACCAAGGAGAAGGCCGAACGCTTTCTCTCGCCTTCGCGCGCGCACTTTCTCTCGCCGTTTCTGATGTCGGGCATGCGCGAACTCAAAGCGCTCATCGACGAAACGATGGCGGCGGGCGGGCATATTCTCGTGTTCGGAGATTACGATGCGGACGGCGTGTGCGCTTCGTCCATACTTCTCAGCGCTCTTTTGGAATACGGCGCCGACGCCTCCGCGTACGTTCCCGAACGCGCGGAAGGGTACGGCATGAAAGAGGAGTCGCTCGCAAGGCTGATAGACGAGCGCAATCCCTCGCTGGTGATCTCCGTGGACTGCGGCATTTCCAACCGCCGCGAAGTTGAATACGTATGTTCCCGCGGCGTGAAGATCGTCGTAACAGATCATCACGAACTTCCCGACGAACTGCCGTCCTGCGTGATCGTCAATCCCAAACTGAAAGACGATTATCCTTACGACAACCTCTGCGGCGCGGGCGTGGCGTTCAAAGTCGCCTGCGCGCTGCTCGGCGAAAAGGCGTATAAACTTTTAGACCTCGCCGCCATCGCGACGGTCGCGGACAGCGTGCCCCTTTTGGGCGAAAACCGCGACATCGTCAGCGAGGGGCTCAAACTCATCAACAAAAAACCGCGGGAGGCGATCTCGCTCCTTGTCGGTTCCAAGGGCGAAACTCTCAGCGCCCAGTCGCTCGCTTTCGTCATCGCGCCGCGCATCAACGCCGCGGGACGCATGGGCGACGCCGGCTGCGCTTTGAGGCTTTTTACGGCGCGTTCCTCGGCGGAAACGTACGAACTCGCGTGCAAACTCAACGAATACAATATCGAGCGTCAGCAGGCCTGTGACGAGGTCTACAAGAGCGCCAAGGAAAAGATCGCCCGCGAGGGTGCGTTCGGCAACGTCATCATGCTGTTCGACGAGGAGTGGAACACGGGGCTGGTCGGCATCGTCGCCGCAAAAATTTGCGAAGAGTTCAACCGTCCCGCCATTCTCTTCGTGCGAAAAGGCGATTTATTGAAGGGCTCTGCCCGTACCGTCGAGGGCATCAACATTTACGAGGCTCTGCGCGCCTGTTCGCAGTATATCGAAGAATTCGGCGGACATTCGCAGGCGGCGGGCGTCAACGTGCGCGCCGAAAATTTCGAAAAACTCAAAGACGCGCTCGGCGCGTATCTGGAAGAAAATTACGGCGAGGAAACGTATATTCCCGCCGTCAGCGTTGCGGAGAAAATCGAGGCGCCCGTGAGCCTGCGGCTCGCCAAGGAATTCGAGCGTCTGGAACCGTTCGGCGTGGGCAATAAAAAACCTCTCTTCTATATCGAGGGGAACAAACTGGAAGTGCGCCGCCTGAAAGCGGGCTCGCCGCACCTCGGCATCCGCTGCGAATATCTCGACCTCGTATGGTTCGGCGGCGAGCGGGCGATGCCCGTGCTCGGCGCGGATATCGGCAAAAAGATCGTCGTGGAATGTTCGGTTTCGAAATTCCGCGGCGCGGAGTACGTGCGCGGCACCGTGCGCGAACTGATCGCAGGCGAGCGCGGCGGCTCGTGCGGGCTGTACGTGTTCCGCAGCAACCTTTTGCGGCTCAAAGAGCCGAAAGTCGGCGTCGGGATCGAAAAAAAGACGGCGGACGAACTTCGCGTTTTCATCGAAGAAAAGCGCAAGTCCTGCCGATACGGGCTGTTGGTGATTTCCTCCGACGGCGCCGCGGACGAATTTGCCGAGAGCCTTCGCGGAATGGAAACGGACATCTTCAATCTCTCCTCGCAAAACGTGGGCAACGCGTATCTCATCGCGCCCGCGGCCGACGCCTCCGTTTCGGGGTATCGCGACGTGGTGTGGCTGGATACGCCCGCGGACTGCAATATCCGCGAACTGGCGGGAAAACGCGTGCTCGTCAACGGGGAAAAATGCGGCTATGACGATATCGCCGCGCTGGAAACGTCGCGTTCGTTTCTCGCGGAATTATACTCCGCGGTCCGCTCGAAAAACCTGCGCGGCGAGAGCAGCGTGGAGGCGGCGCTCGCGTTCGGGGAAGGGTACGACGAGAAACAGACGGTATTCGCGCTGGAAGTATTCGCCGAACTCGGCTTTATTCGGTTCGAAAACAATAAAGTCTGCGTCGCGCGTGGCGTGCGCGCGGAACTTGCCGATTCGACGCTCTATCAAGCCGTTTGCCGCCTGAAAGGAGAATGA
- a CDS encoding preprotein translocase subunit SecD family protein: MGKKKSVALIVLISLILAVLLAMSVASFSVPSTVKNYNSLLSVIDLGCDLGGGYQTVMYPEGVISKEEYQSLVEADEASAEDYTAYKGVYLSTDIYSNNEISETFQSEFDTALKIIQRRYENKGFSDYKLRVQDDYTIIAEIPDTDEDADNVFEKLALSGMLTFRSSASTANSRNVLMEGTSEYIKSVEVSGSDETYYVVLNFTKAGRKEFTKITTDLAASSSSDSSSGSSSGASLYVFMGTEQLMNVSVTEAIDQNYVAISGFTTRSTATSVSVVLDTALHESDRFDLTFTNSGAASFTATMGEHAALYIAIAFGVAVLAMIVAFLIRYKGMGLAHVYGFLSFAVIYILCIALIDGIQLTMGGVIAILLASVIALACNLLAFKNISDEFYSGKTLNAAVKSGYKKSLAFTIDIHVILLIAAIVLWLISASVVKFAALIFLIGIVISALTTLLLTRFYLYLFLSSAKNKIAFCNFKREELEDD, translated from the coding sequence ATGGGCAAGAAAAAATCGGTGGCGTTGATCGTTCTCATTTCCCTGATACTCGCCGTATTATTGGCAATGAGCGTCGCATCGTTTTCGGTTCCGTCCACCGTTAAGAACTACAATTCGCTACTCAGCGTCATCGACCTTGGGTGCGATCTCGGCGGCGGATATCAGACCGTTATGTACCCCGAAGGCGTGATTTCCAAAGAGGAATATCAGTCTTTGGTCGAAGCGGACGAGGCGAGCGCCGAGGACTATACGGCATACAAGGGCGTGTATCTTTCTACGGATATCTACTCGAACAATGAAATTTCCGAAACTTTTCAGTCGGAATTCGACACGGCGCTGAAAATCATTCAGAGAAGATACGAGAACAAAGGCTTTTCCGATTATAAACTCCGCGTACAGGATGACTATACCATTATCGCGGAGATCCCCGATACGGACGAAGACGCGGACAACGTGTTCGAAAAACTCGCGCTTTCGGGCATGCTCACTTTCCGCAGTTCCGCTTCCACCGCCAACTCCCGCAACGTTCTGATGGAGGGCACCTCCGAATATATCAAGAGCGTGGAAGTTTCCGGCAGCGACGAGACCTATTACGTCGTTCTGAACTTCACGAAAGCGGGCCGCAAAGAATTTACCAAGATCACGACCGACCTTGCGGCGTCGTCTTCCTCCGATTCGAGTTCCGGCTCTTCCTCCGGCGCGTCGCTGTACGTTTTCATGGGCACCGAACAGTTGATGAACGTGAGCGTCACCGAAGCGATCGACCAGAACTACGTCGCCATCAGCGGTTTCACCACCCGCTCCACGGCAACTTCCGTATCCGTGGTCCTCGATACCGCGTTGCATGAAAGCGACCGTTTCGATCTTACCTTTACGAATTCGGGCGCCGCGTCCTTTACGGCGACCATGGGCGAACACGCCGCCCTTTATATCGCCATCGCGTTCGGCGTCGCCGTCCTCGCGATGATCGTGGCGTTCCTCATCCGTTACAAGGGGATGGGACTGGCCCACGTGTACGGTTTTCTTTCCTTTGCCGTCATCTATATCCTGTGTATCGCGCTGATAGACGGAATACAGTTGACAATGGGCGGAGTGATCGCTATTCTGCTGGCGTCGGTCATCGCGCTCGCTTGCAACCTCCTCGCATTCAAAAACATTTCCGACGAGTTCTATTCGGGCAAGACGCTGAACGCGGCGGTCAAATCGGGATACAAAAAGAGCCTTGCGTTCACCATCGACATTCATGTGATCCTGCTCATCGCGGCGATCGTGCTGTGGCTCATCTCTGCGTCGGTCGTCAAATTCGCGGCGCTCATATTCCTCATCGGCATCGTGATTTCCGCGCTGACCACGCTTTTACTGACAAGATTCTATCTGTATCTCTTCTTGTCCTCGGCAAAGAATAAGATTGCCTTCTGCAATTTCAAGAGGGAGGAACTCGAAGATGACTAA
- a CDS encoding gamma carbonic anhydrase family protein yields the protein MEHRIEKGENVFIHSRAYVAGNVTLGDNANVWCGACIRGDLAPVKIGGNTNVQDNATVHVGYNVPCEIGSGVTVGHNAVVHGAKIGNNVLVGMGAIVLDGAVVEDGCILGAGTLVPPNKVIPAGSVVVGNPYKIVRRADGKDLESILLNASAYIELAKAYRGE from the coding sequence ATGGAACATCGCATCGAAAAGGGCGAAAACGTATTTATCCATTCCCGCGCCTACGTGGCGGGCAACGTGACCTTGGGCGATAACGCCAACGTCTGGTGCGGGGCTTGTATCCGCGGCGATCTTGCGCCCGTAAAAATCGGCGGGAACACCAACGTGCAGGACAACGCGACCGTGCACGTGGGGTACAACGTTCCCTGCGAGATCGGTTCCGGCGTGACGGTGGGGCACAACGCCGTGGTGCACGGCGCGAAGATCGGGAACAACGTGCTCGTCGGCATGGGCGCGATCGTGCTCGACGGCGCGGTCGTGGAGGACGGGTGTATCCTCGGCGCGGGAACGCTCGTCCCGCCGAACAAGGTCATTCCCGCGGGCAGCGTCGTCGTGGGCAATCCCTATAAGATCGTGCGGCGCGCGGACGGGAAGGATCTGGAAAGCATTCTTTTGAACGCAAGCGCCTATATCGAACTGGCAAAGGCGTACCGCGGCGAGTGA